One stretch of Synechococcus sp. MU1617 DNA includes these proteins:
- the lgt gene encoding prolipoprotein diacylglyceryl transferase, translating into MAVEALFPLATFQSPGEFLPLTESWFLPLRWYGLLIATAVLIGLNLSSRLAKLRQLENGLISDLLPLLVLFAVIGARIYYVAFEWHNYASNPLKALAIWEGGIAIHGALLAGTITLILFCRWRRQPFWDVLDVLVPSVALGQAIGRWGNFFNSEAFGVPTDLPWKLFIPAQSRPVIYSTSEFFHPTFLYESIWNLLLFAVLLLLFRRGLKAPGKLPSGVMSCVYLVGYSLGRVWIEGLRIDPLCIGSLPPACEGGIRIAQLMSCTLVALGMIGLWWLYGRKRPLPDPSGQRS; encoded by the coding sequence ATGGCTGTTGAAGCCCTGTTTCCCCTGGCGACCTTCCAGTCGCCAGGGGAATTTTTGCCTCTTACCGAAAGCTGGTTCCTTCCCCTGCGTTGGTACGGGCTGCTGATTGCAACAGCCGTCTTGATTGGACTGAACCTCTCCAGCCGCCTGGCCAAGCTTCGACAGCTGGAGAACGGCCTGATCAGCGATCTGCTGCCCTTGCTGGTGCTGTTTGCCGTCATCGGAGCACGGATCTACTACGTGGCCTTCGAGTGGCACAACTACGCCTCAAACCCGCTCAAGGCCCTGGCCATCTGGGAAGGAGGGATCGCTATCCACGGTGCTTTGCTGGCGGGAACAATCACCCTGATCCTGTTCTGCCGCTGGCGTCGGCAACCCTTCTGGGATGTTCTGGACGTTCTGGTTCCTTCCGTGGCCTTGGGACAGGCCATCGGTCGATGGGGGAATTTCTTCAATTCAGAGGCCTTTGGGGTTCCGACTGATCTGCCGTGGAAGCTGTTCATCCCGGCGCAGAGCCGGCCGGTGATTTACAGCACGTCGGAGTTTTTCCACCCGACGTTTCTGTATGAATCCATTTGGAACCTGCTGCTCTTCGCAGTTCTGCTGCTGCTCTTTCGCCGCGGGCTGAAAGCTCCTGGGAAGCTCCCATCGGGCGTCATGAGTTGCGTGTATCTGGTGGGGTACAGCCTCGGCCGTGTCTGGATCGAAGGTCTGCGCATTGATCCTCTCTGCATCGGTTCGCTTCCACCGGCTTGCGAAGGGGGAATCCGCATCGCCCAATTGATGAGTTGCACCTTGGTCGCGCTGGGCATGATCGGGCTTTGGTGGC